The Thermococcus thermotolerans genome contains a region encoding:
- a CDS encoding heavy metal translocating P-type ATPase, translating into MPTKLKLEGLDCASCAYEIEEALKKEGFEFALVNFATKEAIVEGDVEKAKEIIKKVEPDVEVIEADEHGHEHDHRHGHDHGGGNFRKTVYQIGGSLALFAIGIVMRYYYGIDDAFVFGIFLASYLISGWRVLRSAVVNSIHGNVFDENFLIAIATIGAFLIREYPEGVAVMLFYVVGEFFQDLAVDRSRRSIRALLALKAEYANLLRGGEIIKVKPEELKVGDVIIIKPGERVPVDGVVIEGESTVDTSALTGESVPRTVKEGEEILSGMVNLSGVLKVQVTKELSESTISRILELVENASARKAKTEKFITRFAHYYTPAVVGIAGLIAIVPPLITGDPFTPWIYRALVVLVISCPCALVLSIPLGYFGGIGRSAREGILVKGSNYLDALKEATVVAFDKTGTLTKGVFKVTKVETRNGFSEEEIIRFAALAEAHSNHPIAKAIREAYGEEINEAEIVEYEEIAGHGVRAKIDGVEVMVGNDRLLHRFNVEHDTCRVKGTVAHVVINGKYAGYIIISDEIKDDAPLAVKELKRLGIKKVVMVTGDNREVAEEIARQIGLDGFYAELLPEDKVKVIEELEKEARGKVVFVGDGINDAPVLARADVGVAMGALGSDAAIETADVVIMDDKPSKLPRGIRIARKTQRIVWQNIIFALAVKLSFIGLGILGEATMWEAVFADVGVALIAVFNAMRILR; encoded by the coding sequence ATGCCGACCAAACTCAAGCTTGAAGGACTCGACTGCGCAAGCTGTGCATACGAGATAGAGGAGGCCCTGAAGAAAGAGGGCTTTGAGTTTGCGCTGGTCAACTTTGCCACCAAGGAGGCCATCGTAGAGGGTGACGTTGAGAAGGCCAAGGAGATCATCAAGAAGGTCGAGCCGGACGTTGAGGTCATAGAGGCTGACGAGCACGGTCATGAGCACGACCACAGACACGGCCATGACCACGGAGGGGGGAACTTCAGAAAAACAGTGTACCAGATCGGGGGTTCCCTGGCCCTGTTTGCAATAGGAATAGTAATGCGCTACTACTATGGCATAGACGACGCTTTTGTCTTCGGCATCTTCCTTGCCAGCTACCTCATATCCGGCTGGAGGGTTTTAAGGAGCGCCGTCGTCAACTCCATCCACGGCAACGTCTTTGACGAGAACTTCCTCATCGCGATAGCCACCATAGGCGCCTTCCTAATCAGGGAGTACCCGGAAGGAGTGGCTGTAATGCTCTTCTACGTCGTGGGAGAGTTCTTCCAGGACCTGGCCGTGGACAGGTCAAGGCGCTCCATAAGGGCACTGCTTGCTCTCAAGGCAGAGTATGCGAACCTGCTTAGAGGCGGGGAAATCATCAAAGTAAAGCCAGAGGAGCTGAAGGTCGGGGACGTTATCATCATCAAGCCCGGTGAGAGGGTCCCCGTCGACGGAGTCGTGATCGAGGGTGAATCAACCGTCGACACCTCCGCTTTAACGGGGGAGAGCGTTCCCAGGACAGTGAAGGAAGGTGAGGAAATCCTATCGGGTATGGTCAACCTATCGGGCGTCCTCAAAGTTCAGGTGACCAAGGAGCTCAGTGAGTCCACGATATCAAGGATTCTGGAGCTCGTCGAGAACGCAAGTGCGAGAAAAGCCAAGACCGAGAAGTTCATAACGCGCTTTGCCCACTACTATACGCCAGCCGTCGTCGGCATAGCGGGGCTCATAGCCATAGTTCCGCCGCTTATCACCGGAGACCCATTCACCCCGTGGATCTACAGGGCGCTGGTGGTGCTTGTCATCTCGTGCCCGTGTGCGCTTGTCCTGTCCATCCCGCTCGGCTACTTTGGAGGGATAGGTAGATCCGCCAGAGAGGGCATACTCGTCAAGGGCTCCAACTACCTCGATGCCCTTAAGGAGGCAACGGTGGTGGCCTTTGACAAGACCGGAACGCTGACCAAGGGGGTCTTCAAGGTCACCAAAGTGGAAACGAGGAACGGCTTCAGCGAGGAAGAAATCATCAGGTTCGCGGCCTTAGCAGAGGCCCACTCGAACCACCCGATTGCCAAGGCGATACGTGAAGCTTACGGTGAGGAAATCAACGAGGCGGAGATAGTCGAGTACGAGGAAATAGCCGGCCACGGTGTCAGGGCGAAGATAGACGGTGTCGAGGTCATGGTAGGAAACGACAGGCTCCTCCACAGGTTCAATGTCGAGCACGACACGTGCAGGGTTAAGGGGACGGTTGCCCACGTCGTCATCAACGGGAAGTACGCCGGCTACATAATAATCTCGGACGAGATAAAGGATGACGCCCCGCTCGCTGTGAAGGAGCTGAAGCGCCTCGGGATCAAGAAGGTCGTCATGGTCACTGGGGACAACAGAGAGGTTGCCGAGGAGATAGCGAGGCAGATAGGTCTCGACGGCTTCTATGCTGAACTGTTGCCGGAGGACAAGGTAAAGGTAATAGAGGAGCTTGAGAAAGAAGCGAGGGGGAAGGTCGTCTTCGTCGGCGACGGCATAAATGACGCCCCAGTCTTGGCCAGGGCGGACGTTGGCGTTGCGATGGGTGCTTTGGGCAGCGATGCGGCAATAGAGACTGCAGATGTCGTTATAATGGACGACAAGCCGTCCAAGCTGCCGAGGGGCATCAGGATAGCCAGGAAGACGCAGAGGATAGTGTGGCAGAACATAATCTTTGCCCTAGCGGTTAAACTGTCCTTCATAGGCCTCGGAATCCTCGGAGAGGCGACGATGTGGGAGGCGGTCTTCGCGGACGTCGGCGTCGCCCTCATAGCGGTCTTCAACGCGATGAGGATTCTGAGGTGA
- a CDS encoding FeoA family protein, with protein MLEIVHVAQEDIRTLQKLMAVGILPGRKVEVVHRYPSYVVRVGNTTVALGEEIAEKIYVNEQF; from the coding sequence ATGCTGGAAATAGTACACGTTGCCCAGGAGGACATAAGAACACTGCAAAAGCTGATGGCAGTGGGAATTCTCCCCGGAAGAAAAGTTGAGGTTGTCCACAGGTATCCCTCCTATGTAGTGAGGGTCGGCAATACAACCGTTGCCCTCGGAGAGGAAATAGCCGAAAAGATATATGTGAACGAGCAGTTTTAG
- the feoB gene encoding ferrous iron transport protein B — MRFHLLIGKGGKKGQKETSGSSCSCHGDVREDISRLPTIALVGNPNVGKSVLFNALTGKYVTVSNYPGTTVDISTGRTTIEGKEFGVIDTPGMYSLLLPITEEEEISRKILLEARPDIVVHVVDAKNLERMLPLTLQLMEAELNVILVLNLMDEAKRYGVSIDIEKLSRILGIPVIGTVAVEGKNIDKLKKAIVNYQKAGPRITILQDDDIEAGISEIMAIYGCSRAEAILALISPNKFAKMPVAMDVAGRLSSKYKTPIEYRIVSRYYKTAEEIARGVIKKEEVKGATFGEKLSALTMNPITGLPVFLVVLYGFYLFVGVFGAQMLVDFIEGTIFEQHINPYVNSLFEALIPWLVIQDLFVHEYGIITLGIRYAVAIILPIVGTFFLAFSILEDSGYLPRLAMLVDRVFKKIGLNGRAVIPIVLGFGCDTMATIVTRTLETRRERTIATFLLALAIPCSAQLGVILALLSGNPRALALWILVDAMILLLIGWLAAKIMPGEKPQFFIEIPPLRVPKLSNVLVKTWARMEWYFKEVLPIFVLASVMIWLGRITGLFDAVVNLISYPVTWIGLPKETSVAFLFGFFRRDYGAAGLYDLADAGVLSGVPLLVSAVVLTLFVPCIAQFSVMWKERGPKMALSVLVFNVTFAFTVGAVLAAILNALGVIL; from the coding sequence TTGAGGTTCCACTTATTAATTGGGAAGGGTGGTAAGAAGGGCCAAAAAGAAACCTCTGGATCGTCGTGCTCATGTCACGGGGACGTTAGGGAGGACATCAGCCGGCTTCCGACTATTGCCTTGGTTGGCAACCCTAACGTGGGAAAGAGCGTCTTATTCAATGCACTGACGGGCAAGTACGTAACGGTCTCAAATTACCCTGGAACTACCGTCGATATATCCACTGGGCGGACGACCATAGAGGGAAAGGAGTTCGGTGTGATAGACACTCCTGGGATGTATTCCCTTCTGCTGCCAATAACTGAAGAGGAAGAGATTTCAAGAAAAATACTGCTGGAGGCGCGGCCAGACATAGTGGTTCACGTTGTTGATGCCAAGAACCTTGAGAGGATGCTTCCGCTTACACTCCAGCTGATGGAGGCCGAGCTGAACGTTATCCTGGTGCTCAACCTGATGGACGAGGCAAAGAGGTACGGGGTCTCAATAGATATCGAGAAACTCTCAAGGATACTTGGAATACCGGTAATAGGCACGGTGGCAGTGGAGGGGAAAAACATTGACAAACTCAAAAAAGCGATAGTTAATTACCAGAAAGCTGGGCCGAGGATCACCATTCTTCAGGATGATGACATTGAAGCTGGAATATCGGAGATTATGGCAATCTATGGGTGCAGCAGGGCGGAGGCTATACTCGCACTAATATCTCCCAACAAGTTTGCAAAAATGCCAGTGGCCATGGATGTTGCCGGAAGGCTGTCGTCAAAATATAAAACCCCCATCGAGTACAGGATAGTCTCAAGGTACTACAAAACGGCGGAGGAAATAGCGAGGGGTGTTATCAAAAAAGAGGAAGTCAAAGGAGCTACTTTTGGTGAGAAGCTCAGCGCCCTTACAATGAATCCCATAACTGGCCTCCCAGTATTCTTGGTAGTGCTTTATGGGTTTTATCTCTTCGTTGGGGTCTTTGGTGCCCAGATGCTGGTGGACTTTATCGAAGGAACGATCTTTGAGCAGCATATAAATCCATATGTGAATAGCCTCTTTGAGGCACTGATACCCTGGCTGGTTATCCAGGACCTCTTCGTTCACGAATACGGGATAATCACCCTTGGAATAAGGTATGCAGTTGCGATCATCCTCCCAATAGTTGGAACGTTCTTCCTGGCCTTTTCGATACTCGAAGACAGCGGCTACCTTCCCAGACTGGCAATGCTCGTGGACAGGGTATTCAAGAAGATAGGTCTAAATGGAAGGGCAGTGATCCCGATAGTACTTGGATTTGGCTGTGATACAATGGCGACAATTGTAACGAGAACCCTCGAAACACGCAGAGAGAGGACAATAGCAACGTTCCTTCTGGCCCTGGCCATCCCGTGCTCCGCCCAGCTCGGGGTTATCTTGGCCCTGCTGTCTGGCAATCCAAGGGCGCTTGCACTCTGGATACTTGTTGACGCAATGATCCTGCTACTGATCGGCTGGCTGGCGGCAAAAATAATGCCTGGGGAAAAGCCGCAGTTCTTCATAGAAATTCCTCCTCTGAGGGTTCCCAAGCTATCAAACGTACTCGTAAAGACATGGGCGCGCATGGAATGGTATTTCAAAGAAGTTCTGCCCATATTTGTACTGGCCAGCGTGATGATATGGCTCGGGAGGATCACTGGACTGTTCGACGCCGTGGTAAACCTGATAAGTTATCCGGTGACGTGGATAGGTCTGCCAAAGGAGACCTCTGTCGCGTTCCTCTTTGGATTCTTCAGGAGGGACTACGGTGCGGCCGGACTCTACGACCTGGCTGATGCCGGTGTGCTCTCGGGGGTACCCTTACTTGTCTCTGCAGTGGTTCTGACGCTCTTTGTCCCGTGCATTGCACAGTTTTCCGTCATGTGGAAGGAGAGGGGGCCGAAGATGGCGCTGTCTGTACTGGTCTTCAACGTAACATTTGCCTTCACCGTCGGGGCAGTGCTGGCGGCAATATTGAACGCACTGGGGGTGATCCTGTGA
- a CDS encoding arsenic resistance protein — protein MLSKFTVANVNIPIAILIRAMICPMMVKVDFSAIKRVHRGQMLKGLIVTWTTNWLIKSFTMFLISSFFLVSLFSAKLGLIEPSLAKEYVAGAILLGAAPCTAMVFVWSYLADGDSLYTLVQVATNDMIILFAFAQIVGFLMGLNRVPVPYDTLLLSVVLFVVIPLTAGYISRRHILRTKGSE, from the coding sequence ATGCTCTCAAAGTTCACGGTTGCTAACGTCAACATTCCAATAGCCATCCTCATCCGGGCAATGATATGTCCCATGATGGTCAAGGTTGATTTCTCAGCAATAAAAAGGGTTCACCGGGGGCAGATGCTCAAGGGTCTCATTGTTACCTGGACGACCAACTGGTTGATAAAGTCCTTCACGATGTTCCTGATAAGTTCCTTCTTTCTCGTGTCGCTGTTTTCAGCGAAGCTCGGGTTGATAGAGCCCTCCCTTGCCAAGGAGTACGTGGCAGGAGCAATTCTCCTCGGAGCGGCACCATGTACGGCAATGGTGTTTGTATGGAGCTACCTCGCCGACGGGGATTCGCTCTACACACTCGTGCAGGTAGCCACGAACGATATGATAATCCTCTTCGCCTTCGCCCAGATAGTGGGCTTTCTCATGGGACTGAATCGTGTGCCGGTTCCCTATGATACTCTCCTCCTATCAGTGGTGCTCTTCGTCGTGATACCTTTGACAGCGGGTTACATCTCAAGGAGGCATATTCTTAGAACAAAAGGCTCTGAGTAG
- a CDS encoding helix-turn-helix domain-containing protein — MGRWMRCMGRDPENLMTFVMSLRPLLTEPKKSIIRSLAEGEKGTNEIHSELRARGLNMPRSTLYYHLSSLQDAGIIEMAGYREKGGGAPEKVWRLKVRKICIDIVTGEVSRE, encoded by the coding sequence ATGGGACGATGGATGCGGTGCATGGGGAGAGACCCTGAGAACCTGATGACGTTTGTAATGTCATTAAGGCCACTGTTAACTGAGCCGAAAAAGAGCATAATAAGAAGCCTCGCAGAGGGAGAGAAGGGAACGAACGAGATACATTCAGAACTCCGAGCCAGGGGGCTTAACATGCCCCGCTCGACTCTATACTACCATCTGTCCTCCCTTCAGGATGCTGGGATAATTGAGATGGCAGGATATAGGGAGAAAGGTGGGGGGGCACCCGAAAAGGTGTGGAGGCTTAAAGTGAGGAAGATATGTATAGACATCGTCACGGGAGAGGTTTCCAGGGAGTAA
- a CDS encoding ArsR/SmtB family transcription factor: MTEVCKVYEEHLDKILEAQAKLPEDEAVLEVADFFDALGNPTRLKILLALMEAGELCTCDLSAITKLSVSAISHQLRILKDRKIVTYRKDGKNVFYRLDDEHIREILRIALDHLSEVK; the protein is encoded by the coding sequence ATGACTGAAGTGTGTAAGGTGTACGAGGAACACCTGGATAAAATCCTGGAGGCCCAGGCAAAGCTACCGGAGGATGAGGCCGTGTTGGAAGTAGCGGACTTTTTCGATGCCCTCGGGAATCCCACGAGACTTAAGATCCTGCTCGCGCTAATGGAAGCCGGAGAGCTCTGCACCTGCGACCTTTCGGCGATAACCAAGCTCTCCGTCTCGGCAATATCGCACCAGCTCAGGATTCTCAAGGACAGGAAGATCGTAACTTACCGCAAGGACGGCAAGAACGTGTTCTACCGTCTCGACGACGAGCACATCAGGGAGATTCTGAGGATAGCGCTTGATCACCTTTCGGAGGTGAAGTAA